In Streptomyces sp. NBC_00306, a single genomic region encodes these proteins:
- a CDS encoding class I SAM-dependent methyltransferase, with the protein MSVTSRYKDAWDGFWGEASGEPGSVLWDAEPALTAGLHLALYEPHVDHPGLTLLDLGCGNGTQTRFLADRFPTVMGADLSAAAIELAVQQEKSPAAGGDAPSGEMRFRQLDAVDAEQVAALREELGDCNVYMRGVLHQSDPQDRQDLADTVATLVGERGRAFVVELAEAAGQQLARLAQAASGPPPKLQPVFRHGIVPGAVSDADMVEYFRTAGLTVFASGSLPLTTTEYQKDGSRIELPSKWLVLGRR; encoded by the coding sequence ATGAGCGTGACGAGTCGGTACAAGGACGCCTGGGACGGCTTCTGGGGCGAGGCCTCCGGTGAACCGGGATCGGTCCTGTGGGACGCCGAGCCGGCGCTGACCGCGGGACTGCATCTGGCGCTGTACGAACCGCATGTGGACCACCCCGGACTGACCCTGCTGGACCTCGGCTGCGGCAACGGCACCCAGACCCGTTTCCTCGCCGACCGCTTCCCCACGGTGATGGGAGCGGATCTCTCGGCCGCCGCCATCGAACTCGCCGTGCAGCAGGAGAAGTCCCCGGCCGCAGGCGGCGACGCACCCTCGGGCGAGATGCGGTTCCGCCAGCTCGACGCCGTCGATGCCGAGCAGGTGGCCGCACTGCGCGAGGAGCTCGGCGACTGCAACGTCTATATGCGCGGGGTGCTCCATCAGAGCGACCCACAGGACCGCCAGGATCTTGCCGACACGGTCGCGACCCTGGTCGGTGAGCGGGGGCGGGCGTTCGTGGTGGAGCTGGCGGAGGCCGCGGGGCAGCAGCTGGCCCGGCTGGCCCAGGCGGCGTCCGGCCCGCCGCCCAAGCTTCAGCCGGTGTTCCGGCACGGCATCGTGCCCGGAGCGGTGTCGGACGCGGACATGGTCGAGTACTTCCGTACGGCGGGACTCACGGTGTTCGCGAGCGGAAGCCTTCCGCTGACGACGACCGAGTACCAGAAGGACGGTTCGCGGATCGAGCTGCCCTCGAAGTGGCTGGTTCTCGGCCGCCGCTGA
- a CDS encoding DUF1796 family putative cysteine peptidase, whose protein sequence is MYDVCVGLGYHCESTYQIRRVTGSDRAHFFDWLDLEFESVLEAVESDFRNVLRPGLTEPFSDGACALDRGSDIRFFHEFRAVAGHPLTADDIARQFPAVKAKFEHLAVRWRELTASDARVLYVHHDAFDELTAADLRRLRALLSARSPGHRFALLWLRRTPPPDAAALPPGIGWDTVAARPGRWEGDDDAWDAVFARLDPHVLWPGSG, encoded by the coding sequence GTGTACGACGTCTGTGTCGGGCTCGGATACCACTGCGAGTCGACCTACCAGATCCGGCGCGTCACCGGCAGCGACCGCGCCCATTTCTTCGACTGGCTGGACCTGGAGTTCGAGTCCGTGCTCGAAGCCGTCGAATCCGACTTCCGCAATGTGCTGCGACCCGGGTTGACCGAGCCGTTCAGCGACGGGGCCTGCGCACTCGACCGAGGGTCCGACATCCGGTTCTTCCACGAGTTCCGGGCCGTGGCGGGACACCCGCTGACCGCGGACGACATCGCGCGGCAGTTCCCGGCGGTCAAGGCCAAGTTCGAGCACCTGGCCGTGCGATGGCGTGAACTGACCGCCTCCGACGCCCGGGTCCTCTATGTGCACCACGACGCCTTCGACGAACTCACCGCGGCCGACCTCCGACGGCTCCGAGCACTGCTGTCCGCCCGCAGCCCCGGCCACCGGTTCGCGCTGCTCTGGCTGCGCCGGACACCTCCGCCGGACGCCGCCGCGCTGCCGCCCGGCATCGGCTGGGACACCGTCGCGGCCCGGCCCGGACGCTGGGAAGGCGACGACGACGCCTGGGACGCCGTGTTCGCCCGGCTCGACCCCCACGTCCTGTGGCCCGGATCCGGCTGA
- a CDS encoding PIG-L family deacetylase: MSVSAHPLWRTVVLSPHFDDAALSLGGLLPLLPGPTAIVTVYGGAPPADAPTSWWDSSCGFSSAAEAYRCRRAEDVAACGLLGAEQVVLDHPDGPYADSAELPGLDAFLETLVPDVRLLVPLGTNQPDHATVRRRALKVLAALRAPLPWVYADLPYTGHLPEWGTDEADAALTVNTTYGPAYRELMDGHRTTVRHGLRLDDDQWARKRAAVLCHGSQHAALAGDHGAFLARTGPLSAELIWSLEPGTPPEAGS; this comes from the coding sequence ATGTCTGTGTCCGCACACCCCTTATGGCGCACGGTCGTCCTCTCGCCGCACTTCGACGACGCCGCGCTCTCCCTGGGCGGGCTGCTGCCCCTGCTGCCCGGGCCGACCGCCATCGTCACCGTGTACGGCGGCGCCCCGCCCGCGGACGCTCCGACGTCCTGGTGGGACAGTTCCTGCGGTTTCTCCTCCGCGGCCGAGGCCTACCGGTGCCGCCGTGCCGAGGACGTCGCGGCGTGCGGTCTGCTCGGCGCGGAGCAGGTGGTGCTCGACCATCCCGACGGCCCCTACGCCGACAGCGCCGAACTCCCCGGCCTGGACGCCTTTCTGGAGACGCTCGTGCCGGACGTCCGCCTCCTCGTCCCGCTCGGCACGAACCAGCCGGACCACGCGACGGTGCGGCGCCGGGCCCTGAAGGTCCTCGCCGCCCTCCGCGCGCCCCTGCCCTGGGTCTACGCGGACCTCCCCTACACCGGCCATCTGCCCGAGTGGGGAACCGACGAGGCCGACGCGGCCCTCACGGTGAACACCACCTACGGCCCGGCGTACCGGGAACTGATGGACGGCCACCGCACCACAGTCCGGCACGGTCTGCGCCTCGACGACGACCAGTGGGCGCGCAAGCGGGCGGCCGTGCTGTGCCACGGCTCGCAGCACGCCGCGCTCGCCGGTGACCACGGCGCATTCCTCGCCCGCACGGGACCGCTGAGCGCCGAGTTGATCTGGTCCCTGGAGCCGGGGACACCTCCGGAGGCGGGGTCCTGA
- a CDS encoding M55 family metallopeptidase produces MKILISADMEGATGVTWPADVLPGTPQWERCRALFTSDVNAAALGFFDGGADEVLINEAHWTMRNLLLEQLDERVQMLTGKHKSLSMVEGVQHGDVDGIAFVGYHTGAGTQGVLAHTYLANSITGVWLNGTRASEGLLNAHVVAEYGVPVVLVTGDDLTCVDAGGYAPAARAVAVKDHVSRYAAVCRTPARTAADIRAAAKEATALAVRHEPVRGGPFTVELEFDADHLAAAATVVPGVAGSGERRVAYSSETMYEGIRTFKAVTTIVSAAMEEQYG; encoded by the coding sequence ATGAAGATCCTCATCAGCGCCGACATGGAGGGCGCCACCGGTGTCACCTGGCCTGCCGACGTGCTGCCGGGCACTCCCCAGTGGGAGCGCTGCCGGGCCCTGTTCACCTCCGATGTGAACGCCGCGGCTCTCGGCTTCTTCGACGGCGGTGCCGATGAGGTGCTCATCAACGAAGCGCACTGGACCATGCGCAATCTGCTGCTGGAGCAGCTGGACGAGCGGGTGCAGATGCTCACCGGGAAGCACAAGTCGCTGTCCATGGTCGAGGGTGTGCAGCACGGCGACGTGGACGGCATCGCCTTCGTCGGCTATCACACGGGCGCCGGGACCCAGGGCGTGCTCGCGCACACCTATCTGGCCAACTCGATCACGGGCGTCTGGCTGAACGGCACCCGGGCGAGCGAGGGCCTGCTGAACGCGCACGTGGTCGCGGAGTACGGCGTGCCGGTCGTCCTCGTCACCGGGGACGACCTGACCTGCGTCGACGCCGGGGGATACGCGCCCGCGGCCCGCGCGGTCGCGGTGAAGGACCATGTCTCGCGGTACGCGGCGGTGTGCCGGACCCCGGCCCGTACCGCGGCGGACATCCGAGCCGCGGCCAAGGAAGCGACCGCGCTCGCGGTGCGCCACGAACCGGTGCGTGGCGGGCCGTTCACCGTGGAGCTGGAGTTCGACGCGGACCATCTGGCGGCCGCCGCCACCGTCGTGCCCGGGGTCGCGGGCAGCGGGGAGCGGCGCGTCGCCTACAGCAGCGAGACCATGTACGAGGGCATCCGCACCTTCAAAGCGGTCACGACGATCGTCTCGGCGGCGATGGAGGAGCAGTATGGCTGA
- a CDS encoding M20/M25/M40 family metallo-hydrolase has translation MADVTGPIDDRALDEVVTFTSELIRIDTTNRGGGDCVERPAAEYVAQRLADAGIEPTLLERTPGRTNVVARIEGTDPSADALLVHGHLDVVPAEPDDWTVHPFSGEIRDGVVWGRGAVDMKNMDAMILAVVRAWARAGVRPRRDIVIAYTADEEASAADGSGFLADEHPGLFEGCTEGISESGAFSFHAGPGMTLYPIAAGERGTAWLKLTARGRAGHGSKVNRTNAVSRLAAAVARIGDHRWPLRLTPTVRAALAELAALQGLDADVEAEDFDADELMLKLGTSAALVEPTVRNSANPTMLDAGYKINVIPGHATAFIDGRMVPGGEDEFRETMDRLTGPDVDWEFHHREVPLQAPVDSPTFAQLRAAVERFDPEGHVVPYCMPGGTDAKQFSRLGITGYGFSPLKLPHGYDYAAMFHGVDERVPVEALHFGVRVLDHYLRSA, from the coding sequence ATGGCTGACGTGACAGGGCCCATCGACGACCGGGCGCTCGACGAGGTGGTGACCTTCACCTCCGAGCTCATCCGGATCGACACGACCAACCGCGGGGGCGGGGACTGCGTCGAGCGGCCCGCCGCGGAGTACGTGGCGCAGCGGCTCGCCGACGCCGGCATCGAACCGACCCTGCTGGAACGCACGCCCGGGCGCACCAATGTCGTCGCTCGTATCGAGGGCACCGATCCGTCGGCGGATGCCCTGCTGGTCCACGGTCATCTGGACGTCGTGCCCGCCGAACCCGACGACTGGACGGTGCACCCCTTCTCCGGCGAGATCCGCGACGGCGTCGTCTGGGGCCGCGGCGCGGTCGACATGAAGAACATGGACGCGATGATCCTGGCCGTCGTCCGGGCCTGGGCCCGGGCGGGCGTCAGGCCCCGGCGGGACATCGTCATCGCCTACACCGCCGACGAGGAGGCCAGCGCGGCCGACGGTTCCGGCTTCCTCGCCGACGAGCACCCCGGTCTCTTCGAGGGGTGCACGGAAGGGATCAGCGAGTCCGGGGCGTTCAGCTTCCACGCCGGTCCCGGGATGACGCTCTACCCCATCGCCGCGGGGGAGCGGGGCACCGCGTGGCTCAAGCTGACCGCACGTGGCCGGGCCGGTCACGGCTCCAAGGTCAACCGGACCAACGCCGTCAGCCGCCTCGCGGCCGCTGTCGCCAGGATCGGGGACCACCGGTGGCCCCTGCGGCTCACCCCGACGGTGCGTGCCGCTCTCGCCGAGCTCGCCGCCCTTCAGGGCCTCGACGCCGATGTCGAAGCCGAGGACTTCGACGCGGACGAACTGATGCTGAAGCTCGGCACGTCAGCGGCCCTCGTCGAGCCGACCGTGCGCAACAGCGCCAATCCGACCATGCTGGACGCCGGCTACAAGATCAATGTGATCCCCGGCCATGCCACGGCCTTCATCGACGGACGCATGGTGCCCGGCGGCGAGGACGAGTTCCGCGAGACCATGGACCGGCTGACGGGACCGGACGTGGACTGGGAGTTCCACCACCGCGAGGTGCCCCTCCAGGCACCCGTCGACTCCCCGACCTTCGCCCAACTGCGCGCCGCCGTCGAGCGGTTCGACCCCGAGGGCCATGTCGTGCCGTACTGCATGCCCGGCGGCACCGACGCCAAGCAGTTCTCCCGGCTCGGGATCACGGGCTACGGCTTCTCGCCGCTGAAGCTGCCCCACGGCTACGACTACGCGGCGATGTTCCACGGTGTCGACGAGCGGGTCCCGGTGGAGGCACTCCACTTCGGGGTGCGGGTGCTCGACCACTATCTGCGTTCCGCATAG
- a CDS encoding S9 family peptidase → MVPTGAYGTWPSPIAAALAASHSGRPEFPGMVGDEVWWTAPRPTEGGRRALMRRRADGVEESVLPAPWNVRSRVIEYGGHPWDGVVEGDGGALVVFVNFVDQRLYAFEPDEPGAEPRPLTPLSSVGGGLRWAEPRIHAERNEVWCVLEEFTGEAPTDVRRVIAAVPLDGSAARDRGAVRELSDDRHRFVTGPRLSPDGRHAAWIAWDHPRMPWDGTVVMLGEVTHDGPFASVRPVVGESDESVCQVDWAPDGSLLFVSDAGNWWELQRVRPEALGSGAARPTPLCPGRGEEFGGPLWKLGLTWFRPLADGLVAVIHGKGATTLGILDPETGELVDAAGPWTDWAPMLTVHGDRVIGVAASPRSAYEIVELDTRTGRTRVIGSAHDDPVDPAYYPEPQIRTFAGPDDRAIHAHIYPPHSPDRVAPDDELPPYVVWAHGGPTSQVPLVLDLGIAYFTSRGIGVAEVNYGGSTGYGREYRERLREQWGVVDVEDCAAVAAALADEGTADPARLAIRGGSAGGWTTASSLTSTDVYACGTVIFPVLDLVSWAASETHDFESRYLDSLIGPIDEVPGRYRERSPSEHVDRITTPFLLLQGLDDVICPPVQCERFLARMAGRGVPHAYIAFEGEGHGFRRAETMIRALEAELSLYAQTFGIARPDIPLLELKK, encoded by the coding sequence ATGGTACCGACAGGAGCCTATGGAACGTGGCCTTCGCCCATCGCCGCGGCGCTCGCCGCGTCGCACAGCGGAAGGCCCGAGTTCCCCGGCATGGTCGGTGACGAGGTCTGGTGGACGGCGCCGCGCCCGACCGAAGGCGGCAGACGGGCCCTGATGCGCCGCCGGGCCGACGGAGTCGAGGAATCCGTGCTCCCCGCTCCGTGGAACGTCCGCAGCCGCGTCATCGAGTACGGCGGACACCCGTGGGACGGCGTCGTGGAAGGCGACGGCGGAGCGCTCGTCGTCTTCGTGAACTTCGTCGACCAGCGGCTGTACGCCTTCGAGCCGGACGAGCCCGGCGCCGAACCGCGCCCCCTCACACCGCTCTCGTCCGTCGGCGGCGGCCTGCGCTGGGCCGAGCCGAGGATCCACGCCGAGCGGAACGAAGTGTGGTGCGTGCTGGAGGAGTTCACCGGCGAGGCGCCCACCGATGTGCGGCGCGTGATCGCGGCCGTGCCACTGGACGGATCGGCCGCCCGGGACCGCGGCGCCGTGCGGGAGCTCTCCGACGACCGCCACCGCTTCGTCACCGGGCCACGGCTCTCGCCGGACGGACGGCACGCGGCCTGGATCGCCTGGGACCATCCGCGGATGCCCTGGGACGGCACCGTGGTGATGCTCGGCGAGGTGACGCACGACGGCCCGTTCGCCTCGGTGCGCCCCGTCGTCGGGGAGAGCGACGAGTCGGTATGCCAGGTCGACTGGGCTCCGGACGGCTCGCTGCTCTTCGTCTCCGACGCCGGCAACTGGTGGGAGCTCCAGCGCGTCCGGCCGGAAGCCCTCGGGTCCGGTGCCGCGCGGCCCACCCCGCTGTGTCCCGGCCGCGGGGAGGAGTTCGGCGGGCCGCTGTGGAAGCTGGGCCTCACCTGGTTCCGCCCCCTGGCCGACGGACTCGTCGCCGTGATCCACGGCAAGGGCGCCACCACCCTCGGGATACTCGACCCGGAGACCGGCGAACTCGTGGACGCCGCCGGGCCCTGGACCGACTGGGCCCCGATGCTCACCGTGCACGGCGACCGGGTGATCGGCGTGGCGGCCAGCCCGCGCAGCGCCTACGAGATCGTCGAGCTGGACACCCGCACCGGGCGTACCCGGGTCATCGGCTCGGCGCACGACGACCCGGTGGACCCGGCGTACTACCCGGAGCCGCAGATCCGTACCTTCGCCGGTCCCGACGACCGGGCGATCCATGCCCACATCTATCCGCCGCACAGCCCCGACCGGGTGGCGCCCGACGACGAGCTGCCGCCCTACGTGGTCTGGGCCCACGGCGGGCCCACCAGTCAGGTCCCCCTCGTCCTCGACCTGGGGATCGCCTACTTCACCTCCCGCGGCATCGGGGTCGCCGAGGTGAACTACGGCGGCTCCACCGGATACGGCAGGGAATACCGCGAGCGCCTGCGCGAGCAGTGGGGGGTCGTCGACGTCGAGGACTGCGCGGCCGTCGCCGCCGCCCTCGCGGACGAGGGCACCGCGGATCCGGCCCGCCTCGCGATCCGCGGCGGCAGCGCCGGGGGATGGACCACCGCCTCATCGCTGACCAGCACCGATGTGTACGCCTGCGGCACGGTCATCTTCCCCGTGCTGGATCTGGTGAGCTGGGCCGCGAGCGAGACCCACGACTTCGAGTCCCGCTATCTGGATTCGCTGATCGGGCCGATCGACGAGGTGCCCGGCCGCTATCGCGAGCGCTCTCCGTCGGAGCACGTCGACCGGATCACCACACCGTTCCTGCTGCTCCAGGGTCTCGACGACGTCATCTGCCCGCCCGTGCAGTGCGAGCGGTTCCTGGCGCGGATGGCGGGCCGCGGTGTGCCGCACGCCTACATCGCCTTCGAGGGGGAGGGCCACGGCTTCCGCCGTGCGGAGACCATGATCCGCGCCCTGGAGGCCGAACTCTCCCTGTACGCACAGACCTTCGGCATCGCCCGGCCCGACATCCCGCTGCTGGAGCTCAAGAAGTGA
- a CDS encoding S66 peptidase family protein yields MTVTPLTRPRRLRAGDRVAVVAPSGPVPDDRLEEGLGILRGWGLEPVVMPHVRGRHPEFWYLSASDDDRARDLTDAWCDPSVSAVICARGGYGAQRMTDLLDWTAIRSAGPKVFVGYSDVTALHEAFATRMGLATLHGPMVGATTFLKDDRTQESLRATLFEPESVRTLGLDTARTMIPGRARGITLGGCVSLLAADLGTPHARPSARGGLLLLEDVGEEDYRLDRVLTQLLRTGWLDGVAGVALGSWAQCGPYEQIRAVLRDRLGGLGVPVVEELGFGHSDTALTMPLGVPAELDAESCTLTLDEPALI; encoded by the coding sequence GTGACCGTCACACCCCTGACGCGGCCCCGACGACTGCGGGCGGGGGACAGGGTGGCCGTCGTCGCTCCGAGCGGACCCGTCCCCGACGACCGTCTGGAGGAGGGCCTCGGCATCCTGCGGGGCTGGGGCCTGGAGCCTGTCGTGATGCCCCATGTCCGCGGACGGCATCCGGAGTTCTGGTACCTCTCCGCATCCGACGACGACCGCGCCCGGGACCTGACGGACGCCTGGTGCGACCCGTCGGTGTCGGCCGTCATCTGCGCCCGCGGAGGGTACGGCGCGCAGCGCATGACCGACCTCCTCGACTGGACGGCCATACGGTCGGCCGGCCCCAAGGTGTTCGTCGGCTACAGCGATGTGACCGCCCTGCACGAGGCGTTCGCGACCCGCATGGGCCTCGCCACACTGCACGGGCCGATGGTGGGCGCGACCACCTTCCTCAAGGACGACCGCACGCAGGAGTCGCTGCGGGCCACGCTGTTCGAGCCGGAGTCGGTGCGCACACTCGGCCTGGACACCGCCCGCACGATGATCCCCGGCCGGGCCCGGGGCATCACCCTCGGTGGCTGCGTCAGCCTCCTCGCCGCGGACCTCGGCACACCGCACGCCAGGCCCTCCGCCCGGGGCGGACTGCTGCTGCTGGAGGACGTGGGCGAGGAGGACTACCGCCTCGACCGGGTGCTCACCCAGCTCCTGCGCACCGGCTGGCTCGACGGCGTCGCGGGTGTCGCCCTCGGCTCCTGGGCGCAGTGCGGCCCCTACGAACAGATCCGGGCCGTGCTGCGGGACCGCCTGGGCGGCCTCGGTGTCCCGGTGGTCGAGGAGCTGGGCTTCGGGCACAGCGACACCGCTCTGACGATGCCGCTCGGCGTTCCGGCGGAGCTGGACGCCGAGTCGTGCACCCTCACGCTGGACGAACCGGCGCTGATCTGA
- a CDS encoding adenosine deaminase, producing the protein MHLSDILRAPKAVLHDHLDGGLRPATIIELARECGYRDLPTEDPAALATWFRDAADSGSLERYLETFAHTCAVMQTREALERIAAECAEDLAADGVVYAEVRYAPEQHLERGLTLDEVVDAVNAGFREGERRADGRITVRALLTGMRHTDRSLEIAELTVAHRDRGVAGFDIAGGEIGNPPARHLPAFQHLKRHNCHFTIHAGEAVGAESIHEAVQICGAERIGHGVRITDDITVHDDGTAELGGLAAYVRDNGIALEVCPTSNLQTGAAKDYATHPLDLLRRLGFRVTLNTDNRLVSGTTMSQEFQHMADAFGYGPEVFEELTVAAVESAFLPLPERRRLIDEVIRPGYAALGR; encoded by the coding sequence ATGCACTTGTCTGACATCCTGCGCGCGCCCAAGGCCGTCCTCCACGACCACCTCGACGGCGGCCTGCGCCCCGCCACGATCATCGAACTGGCCCGGGAGTGCGGCTACCGCGATCTGCCCACCGAGGACCCGGCCGCGCTCGCGACCTGGTTCCGTGACGCGGCGGACTCCGGCTCGCTCGAGCGCTATCTCGAGACCTTCGCCCACACCTGCGCGGTGATGCAGACCCGCGAGGCGCTGGAGCGCATCGCGGCGGAGTGCGCCGAGGACCTGGCGGCGGACGGCGTCGTCTACGCCGAGGTGCGCTACGCCCCCGAGCAGCACCTGGAGCGCGGTCTGACCCTCGACGAGGTCGTGGACGCGGTCAACGCCGGATTCCGCGAGGGCGAGCGCCGCGCGGACGGCCGGATCACCGTCCGCGCCCTGCTCACCGGCATGCGTCACACCGACCGGTCGCTGGAGATAGCCGAGCTCACGGTCGCCCACCGGGACCGTGGGGTGGCGGGCTTCGACATCGCGGGCGGCGAGATCGGCAACCCGCCGGCCCGCCATCTGCCCGCCTTCCAGCATCTGAAGCGGCACAACTGCCACTTCACGATCCACGCCGGTGAGGCCGTGGGCGCCGAGTCGATCCACGAGGCCGTGCAGATCTGCGGCGCCGAGCGGATCGGGCACGGTGTGCGCATCACCGACGACATCACGGTGCACGACGACGGCACCGCGGAGCTGGGCGGGCTCGCCGCCTACGTCCGGGACAACGGCATCGCGCTGGAGGTCTGCCCGACCTCCAACCTCCAGACGGGCGCGGCCAAGGACTACGCGACGCACCCGCTCGACCTGCTGCGCCGCCTCGGCTTCCGCGTCACGCTCAACACCGACAACCGTCTGGTGTCGGGGACGACCATGAGCCAGGAGTTCCAGCACATGGCGGACGCGTTCGGCTACGGCCCCGAGGTCTTCGAGGAGCTCACGGTCGCCGCGGTCGAGTCCGCGTTCCTGCCGCTGCCGGAGCGCCGCCGGCTGATCGACGAGGTCATCAGGCCGGGGTACGCGGCGCTCGGCCGCTGA
- a CDS encoding GntR family transcriptional regulator, translating to MAVGGQQRRPVVVLYERIADAIHDGTYPPGSTLPSEPRLAGELGVSRPALREALLLLQEDGLLSVRRGVGRTVSDRPPRRGYEHIQPLEDLLAAGSPLRVRPLLRTVEEPTDFTTQHLLAPAGAELRFWESLLAGDGTAAALSQEWAAADEVLEKAHPDFAEALRTASAPAGSMLAVLTGASRGVALTAHSAMSATLLGRRRGEQLGRAADTPAVLITQVVRVGDTAILAAKHMLPTGAPAMPVLQTN from the coding sequence ATGGCAGTCGGCGGGCAGCAGCGCAGACCGGTCGTCGTGCTGTACGAGCGGATCGCCGACGCGATCCACGACGGCACCTACCCGCCCGGCTCCACTCTTCCGTCGGAACCCCGGCTGGCCGGTGAACTGGGGGTGAGCCGACCCGCCCTGCGCGAGGCCCTGCTCCTGCTCCAGGAGGACGGACTGCTCTCGGTCCGGCGAGGCGTCGGCAGGACCGTCAGCGACCGCCCGCCCCGACGGGGCTACGAGCACATCCAGCCGCTGGAGGACCTGCTCGCCGCAGGCTCCCCGCTGCGGGTGCGGCCGCTGCTGCGCACGGTCGAGGAACCCACCGACTTCACCACCCAGCATCTGCTGGCACCGGCCGGCGCGGAGCTGCGGTTCTGGGAGTCGCTGCTGGCCGGGGACGGTACGGCGGCGGCGCTCAGCCAGGAGTGGGCGGCCGCCGACGAGGTGCTGGAGAAGGCGCACCCGGACTTCGCCGAGGCGCTGCGCACCGCGTCCGCCCCTGCCGGCTCGATGCTCGCGGTCCTGACCGGCGCCTCGCGCGGAGTGGCCCTGACCGCGCACAGCGCGATGAGCGCGACACTGCTCGGGCGGCGGCGCGGCGAGCAGCTGGGCCGGGCGGCCGACACCCCCGCCGTCCTGATCACGCAGGTGGTACGGGTCGGGGACACCGCGATCCTGGCCGCCAAGCACATGCTGCCGACGGGCGCGCCCGCGATGCCGGTGCTCCAGACGAACTGA
- a CDS encoding arginase family protein: MRNIVIVDAPSNLGLRPPAPGAVPGCYKLAGALREQRIVQRLGAFEGGVVVPPRYDRGDWQEGDGVFNADAIAAYTPRLADRIEHHVRAGDFPLVLGGDCSIQLGASLALRQLGRYGLAAVDASADFRHPGNSAHVGAAAGEELALATGRGQEDLTNLEGLRPYLRDEDIRLIGIRDCFHDDRAELAELKIPTMTVAELREWGIPELTSAVVQTLEVPPLEGYWVHLDADVLDPRVMPAVDSPDPDGLLPHELTLLLKGLVRSPRCVGMNVTVYDPDLDPDGGAGALLTDLIVAAFTED, from the coding sequence ATGCGAAATATCGTGATCGTCGACGCTCCCTCGAACCTGGGCCTGCGCCCACCCGCCCCCGGAGCCGTGCCGGGCTGCTACAAGCTCGCCGGCGCGCTGCGGGAACAGCGCATCGTCCAGCGGCTCGGAGCCTTTGAGGGCGGTGTCGTCGTACCGCCGCGCTACGACCGGGGCGACTGGCAGGAGGGCGACGGTGTCTTCAACGCCGACGCGATCGCCGCGTACACCCCCAGGCTCGCGGACCGTATCGAACACCATGTGCGCGCCGGTGACTTCCCCCTCGTCCTCGGCGGGGACTGTTCGATCCAGCTCGGCGCCTCGCTCGCCCTGCGCCAGCTGGGCCGGTACGGGCTCGCCGCGGTCGACGCCTCCGCGGATTTCCGGCACCCCGGCAACTCCGCGCACGTGGGCGCGGCGGCCGGTGAGGAACTGGCGCTCGCCACCGGGCGCGGCCAGGAGGACCTGACGAACCTGGAAGGGCTGCGGCCCTATCTGCGGGACGAGGACATCCGGCTCATCGGCATCCGCGACTGCTTCCACGACGACCGCGCCGAACTCGCCGAGCTGAAGATCCCGACGATGACGGTGGCGGAACTGCGCGAGTGGGGCATCCCCGAACTGACGTCGGCCGTCGTGCAGACCCTCGAAGTGCCCCCGCTGGAGGGCTATTGGGTCCATCTCGACGCCGATGTGCTCGACCCGCGCGTCATGCCGGCCGTCGACAGCCCCGACCCGGACGGGCTGCTGCCGCACGAACTGACCCTGCTGCTCAAGGGACTGGTGCGTTCGCCCCGTTGCGTGGGCATGAATGTGACCGTGTACGACCCCGATCTCGACCCGGACGGCGGCGCGGGAGCGCTGCTCACCGATCTGATCGTCGCCGCCTTCACCGAGGACTGA